The Coffea eugenioides isolate CCC68of chromosome 8, Ceug_1.0, whole genome shotgun sequence genome has a segment encoding these proteins:
- the LOC113780324 gene encoding receptor-like protein EIX1, whose protein sequence is MNQIICHLGLEKAVVHGKGGHLSPSLVNLTNLRYLDLNSNSFSGIQVPAFLGLLKNLRYLNLSGAGFDGEIPRHLGNLMYLRYLDLGDSDISPVSNWLSTRDLGWVVELSSLEALVLSKVNLTAAQDGLQVINMLSSLTTLDLNGCDLFIHPHLSHVNFTSLSSLDLCENNFSNYMVPPWLCNFTGLHDLRLDHNNLSDPIHGLFDQMTSLVRLDLLYNCCDASTLKSLCNISSLTYLDLRDFDLSLNFLTGHIPQLEVGQTSVLQSLFLNDNRFTGTIPEDLCKLENLFLDLSNNLLSGRVPVCLGNLGDLRILNLANNSLSGQIPSSLGNLGSLYTLHLNGNKFVRKLPTSMQHLRYLEALDLGDNGLKDIIPAWIGERLSNLMFLRFQSNNFHGAISDTLYQLSHLRVLNLAHNNLVGFIPHCFNNISAMGSGLEGGYTFDSAVSLQDIKGGRELEYHSLSLLRVKSISLSTNNLVGEIPDGIMELVQLQVLNLSQNHLTEGSPRRLAT, encoded by the exons ATGAATCAAATCATCTGTCATCTTGGATTGGAGAAAGCTGTTGTTCATGGGAAG GGAGGCCATTTAAGTCCATCTTTGGtcaatttgacaaatttgcGATACTTGGACCTGAACTCGAATAGTTTTTCAGGAATCCAAGTTCCTGCTTTCCTGGGATTGTTGAAAAACTTGAGATACCTCAATCTCTCAGGTGCAGGATTTGATGGTGAAATTCCCCGCCATTTAGGAAATCTCATGTATTTACGGTATCTAGATCTTGGAGATTCAGATATCTCCCCAGTATCGAATTGGTTGAGCACTAGGGATCTTGGATGGGTTGTTGAGCTCTCTTCTCTAGAAGCCCTAGTCCTGTCCAAAGTGAACCTTACAGCTGCTCAAGATGGGTTACAGGTGATTAACATGCTTTCTTCGCTAACAACACTAGACTTGAATGGTTGTGATCTTTTCATCCATCCTCATCTTTCACATGTCAATTTCACATCTCTTTCTTCCCTTGACCTctgtgaaaataattttagtAACTACATGGTTCCTCCTTGGCTCTGTAATTTTACTGGCCTCCATGATCTTCGTCTTGATCATAATAATCTTTCTGATCCAATTCATGGCCTATTTGACCAAATGACCTCTCTAGTTCGTCTTGATCTATTGTATAACTGCTGTGATGCTTCAACATTGAAATCACTTTGTAACATAAGCAGTCTTACTTATTTGGATTTGAGGG ATTTCGATCTTTCACTCAATTTTCTTACTGGACATATTCCGCAGCTTGAAGTTGGTCAAACTTCGGTTTTACAGTCTCTCTTTCTAAATGATAACCGTTTCACAGGTACTATCCCAGAAGACTTGTGCAAGTTGGAAAATTTATTTCTGGATCTATCCAACAATCTTCTGTCTGGAAGAGTTCCTGTGTGTCTAGGAAACTTGGGAGACCTGCGGATCCTAAACTTGGCAAATAACAGTCTATCCGGTCAAATTCCGAGTTCACTGGGTAACTTGGGGTCACTTTATACTCTGCATTTGAATGGAAATAAATTCGTTAGGAAGCTCCCGACCTCAATGCAGCATCTGAGATATTTGGAAGCTCTTGATCTCGGTGACAATGGACTCAAGGATATTATACCAGCTTGGATTGGGGAAAGGTTATCAAATTTAATGTTTCTAAGATTTCAGTCAAACAACTTCCATGGAGCTATCTCTGATACACTCTACCAACTCTCACATCTTCGAGTGCTGAACTTAGCACATAACAACTTGGTTGGATTTATTCCTCACTGCTTTAACAACATTAGTGCCATGGGATCAGGGCTAGAAGGAGGTTATACCTTTGATTCAGCAGTAAGCCTTCAAGACATTAAGGGAGGAAGAGAACTTGAGTACCACTCATTGAGCCTTCTGCGTGTTAAATCCATAAGCCTCTCAACAAATAATTTAGTTGGCGAGATCCCTGATGGGATAATGGAACTGGTTCAATTGCAAGTTTTGAATCTTTCACAAAATCATTTGACGGAAGGATCCCCAAGAAGATTGGCAACTTGA
- the LOC113780323 gene encoding putative receptor like protein 25 has product MNALFGAIPESLSDLYSLNFLNLSHNKLSGPIPSGNQLQTLTDPSIYEGNSGLCGKPLPNNCSEHKLLAKNGPIDDDEGHSESDWSWFYAGIMVQSRGRGRGRGLERSTSVSTYRSRSR; this is encoded by the coding sequence ATGAATGCACTCTTCGGTGCAATCCCTGAAAGCTTATCTGATTTGTATTCATTGAACTTCCTGAATTTGTCACACAATAAACTTTCAGGGCCAATACCATCAGGAAATCAACTTCAGACCTTGACCGATCCATCCATCTATGAAGGAAATAGTGGACTTTGTGGCAAACCGCTCCCAAACAACTGCTCGGAACACAAATTGCTTGCCAAAAATGGGCCtattgatgatgatgaaggCCACAGCGAGTCTGATTGGTCTTGGTTTTATGCTGGaatcatggttcaaagtcgcggtcgcggtCGCGGTCGCGGCTTGgaacgttccacatcggtctcgACATATCGGTCACGGTCTcggtga
- the LOC113780322 gene encoding uncharacterized protein LOC113780322 has protein sequence MGEVQYQTEVEMIGLAVHRNLLRLYGFCMTPEERLLVYACMPNGSVADRLRGELQYNPEIEKTARALRKATRERAEASSSSTGHNSVVDFVDSFSETEEINSTMANERTLRELAAPDLNQQPLCITYPTLEVAFELKSGLIHLLPSFHGLPGEDPHKHLKEFHVVCSTMKPQGVTEEQIKLRAFPFSLADKAKDWLYYLPSGSISTWTDMKKHFLEKFFPASRATSIRKDICGIRQFNGETLHEYWERFKQLCASCPHHQIPDQLLIQYFYEGLSQTDRRIIDAASEGSLVNKTPTEARSLISSMAANAQQFGDRQDNTTRRVNEVSNSSIEQRLDCLTSLVEKLAIGQMQQLKTCGICYGSSHPTDMCPTLQDDSTEQANAVGFPGPPQRRYDPYANTYNPGWRDHPNFNYAVRPPGFPHQSQYQPRPQLSQQQPAPKSVHNLENQMSQLASTVNRLESQLSGKLPSQTIVNPKQNASAITLRSGKELPEPSKKISEQAIEEELEKEGNVSQPRALEQPDFGEKSTQVVTPPPPFPSRLAKSKKQEQEQEILDTFRKVEVNIPLLDAIKQIPRYAKFLKELCTGKKKLKGNEKMHMGENVSAVLQKKLPPKCKDPGMFTVPCKIGNIKIEKAMLDLGASINVMPRSIYNLMNIGPLKETGVIIQLADRSNAYPDGVLEDILVQIDNLIFPADFYVLDMEDDNSNSSPILLGRPFLKTARTKIDVFTGTLTMEFDGDVIKFNIYDAMKYPGESHSIFVIDVIDS, from the exons gtgaactGCAATATAATCCTGAGATAGAGAAGACTGCTCGTGCATTGAGAAAAGCAACAAGAGAACGAGCAGAGGCATCCTCCTCATCTACTGGACATAATtcagtagtagattttgtggatTCATTTAGTGAGACGGAAGAGATAAATAGCACCATGGCTAATGAACGGACATTGAGAGAATTGGCTGCACCAGATTTAAATCAACAGCCCCTATGCATTACTTATCCTACATTAGAGGttgcatttgagttaaaatctggacTAATCCATTTACTTCCTTCTTTTCATGGCTTACCAGGTGAAGATCCCCACAAGCATCTCAAAGAATTCCATGTGGTTTGCTCGACAATGAAACCCCAGGGAGTCACAGaggagcaaattaaattaagagcctttccattttccttagccgaTAAAGCTAAGGATTGGCTCTATTATCTGCCCTCTGGGTCAATATCCACATGGACAGACATGAAGAAgcattttctagaaaaattctttcctgCATCCCGAGCTACAAGCATTAGGAAAGACATCTGTGGAATTCGACAATTCAATGGAGAGACTCTACATGAATATTGGGAAAGATTCAAGCAACTATGTGCTAGTTGTcctcatcatcaaattcctgaccaactcctcatccagtatttttatgagggtcTGTCCCAAACTGACAGAAGAATTATTGATGCTGCCAGTGAGGGCTCCTTAGTGAATAAAACACCCACGGAGGCAAGAAGTTTGATATCGAGTATGGCTGCTAATGCTCAACAATTTGGAGACAGGCAGGATAACACAACTCGTAGAGTCAATGAGGTAAGTAATTCTTCAATAGAGCAAAGATTAGATTGTCTAACTTCTTTGGTTGAAAAGTTAGCTATAGgacaaatgcagcaattgaaaacATGTGGAATCTGCTATGGTTCGAGTCATCCAACAGATATGTGCCCCACACTCCAAGATGATTCGACTGAGCAGGCTAATGCAGTTGGATTTCCAGGACCACCTCAGAGACGGTATGATCCCTATGCAAACACCTATAATCCAGGATGGAGGGATCAtcctaattttaattatgcaGTAAGGCCACCAGGATTTCCACATCAGTCACAATATCAACCTAGACCTCAACTTTCACAGCAACAACCTGCTCCTAAATCAG ttcataatttggagaatcaaatgaGCCAGTTAGCTTCCACAGTCAATAGATTGGAGTCCCAATTATCTGGAAAGCTACCTTCGCAGACAATTGTCAACCCCAAGCAAAATGCTAGTGCCATCACATTAAGAAGTGGCAAAGAGTTGCCTGAGCCgagcaagaaaatttctgaacaAGCAATCGAGGAAGAGCTCGAAAAAGAGGGGAATGTGTCTCAACCTAGAGCCTTGGAACAaccagattttggagaaaaatcaacACAAGTGGTTACACCTCCGCCTCCATTTCCTAGTCGACTGGCAAAGTCCAAAAAGCAAGAGCAAGAACAGgagattttggacacttttcgaaaagttgaggtaaatatccctcttttagatgcaattaagcaaattcctagatatgctaaatttttgaaggagttatgcactggtaagaaaaagttgaaaggaAACGAGAAGATGCATATGGGAGAAAATGTTTCGGCAGTTTTGCAGAAAAAATTGCCTCCTAAATGCAAGGACCCGGGTATGTTTACTGTCCCTTGCAAAATAGgtaatattaaaattgaaaaagctatGTTGGATTTGGGTGCTTCGATAAATGTTATGCCTCGTTCTATTTATAATTTGATGAACATTGGGCCTTTAAAAGAGACGGGCGTAATAATTCAACTGGCTGATCGATCAAATGCCTATCCTGATGGAGTTTTGGAGGATATTTTAGTGCAaattgataatttgatttttcctgcagatttttatgtgcttgataTGGAGGATGATAATTCTAATTCATCTCCAATACTGTTAGGGAGACCATTTTTGAAAACTgctagaacaaaaattgatgttttcactggcacattgactatggaatttgatggtgatgttattaaatttaatatttatgatgccatgaaatatcctggtgaatctcattcaatttttgttatagatgtaattgattct